TTCCATCACGTGGCATGGCCCCGCGTGAAAAATACGCGCTCGCACTTTGGCGTCGCTGCGACTATTCTTGCGGCCAACACGATCTCAGCGCCCCTCGGGAGGAACAATGACAAAACACGCCTACATTCCCCGCACCACCAACTATACGCTCAATCCCGGCGACGAGCTGAACGATCTGCGCATGTCGGACCAGGTCCGGCCGCTCTATGATCACGTCAAGAAGTTCATCCGCGACACCGTCGAGCCGATGTCGATCGAATTTGCCAAGGCCGGTGAAGGCAAGGAGGATCGCTGGAGCTTTACGCCGAAGCAGCTCGAGGTGCTGGAGAAGGCCAAGAACAAGGCCAAGCAGGAAGGCCTGTGGAATTTCTTCCTGCCCGATGACGAGACCGGCCAGGGCCTGAAGAATCTCGACTACGCTTACATCGCCGCCGAGCTCGGCAAGAGCCCGCTGGCGTCGGAGACCATGAACTGCTCGGCGCCCGACACCGGCAATATGGAGGTGCTGGAGCGCGTCGGCACCAAGGAGCAGAAGGAGAAGTGGCTCAAGCCGCTGCTCAACGGCGAGATCCGCTCGGCCTATGTCATGACCGAGCCGAACGTCGCCTCCTCCGACGCCAAGAACATCTCGACGACGGCAAAGCTCGTCGGCGACGAATGGGTCATCAACGGCGAGAAGTATTACATCTCCGGCTTAGGTGATCCCCGCTGCAAGATCCTCATCGTGATGGTGAAGACCAACCCGGATGCGGCGCCGAGCAAGCAGCAATCGCAGATCCTGGTGCCGCGCGACACGCCCGGTGTCGAGGTGCTCGGGCCGATGTACGTGTTCGGCCAGGACCACGCGCCGCGCGGCCACATGCACATGCGCTTCAACAATGTGCGGGTGCCGAAGGAGAACATGCTGCTCGGCGAAGGCCGCGGCTTCGAGATCTCGCAGCTGCGTCTCGGGCCGGGGCGCATCCATCACTGCATGCGCACCATCGGCAAGGCCGAGAAGGCGCTCGACCTGATGGTGCAGCGTGGCCTCACCCGCGAAGCGTTCGGCAAGAAGATCGCCCATCTCGGCGGCAACATGCAGATCATCGCGCAGGCACGCTGCGAGATCGAGGCGATGCGGCTGATGGTGCTGAAGGCGGCGAAGGCGATGGACGTGCTCGGCAACAAGGAGGCCCGCGTCTGGGTCTCCATGGTCAAGGCCATGGTGCCGGAGCGTGCCTGCAAGATCATCGACCAGGCCATCCAGATGCACGGCGCCACCGGCATCTCGCACTGGACCCCGCTCGCGGAGATGTATCAGGACGTGCGCCACCTGCGCTTTGCGGATGGTCCGGACGAGGTGCACTGGATGGTGGTCGGTCGCCACGAGCTGAGCATGGCGTAAAGGTCTCTCCTCTTCCCACTCGGGAAGAGCCGTAGGGTGGGCAAAGGCGCGCTCTTCGCGCGCCGTGCCCACCATCTCGGGCGTCACAAAGAGTGGTGGGCACGCTTCGCTTTGCCCACCCTACGATATTCGCGAACGACGTTATGCAGTCTTCGCGACTTCGATCTTGTCCTGGGTCTTGGTCTCGAAATCACTCGCGTCGTGGCGCTCGTGGAGCTGGCTGGCAGGGTCGCCGGAGACGCGGTTGACCATGCGGCCGCGCTTCACCGCGGGGCGCTGCGCGATCTGGTCGGTCCAGCGCTGCACGTTCTTGTAGTCCTGCACCGACAAGAATTCGCCGGCGCCGTAGACCAGTCCCTTGGCGAGCGCGCCGTACCACGGCCACACCGCCATATCGGCAATGCTGTAATCCTTGCCCGCGAGGTACTCGTTGTCGGCAAGGCGCCGGTCGAGCACGTCGAGCTGGCGCTTCACCTCCATCGCGAAGCGATCGATGGCGTATTCGATCTTGGTCGGGGCGTAGGCGTAGAAATGGCCGAAGCCGCCGCCGAGATAGGGCGCGCTGCCCATCTGCCAGAACAGCCAGGACATCGCCTCGGTGCGGGCCTTGATGTCCTTGGGCAGGAAGGTGCCGAATTTCTCGGCGAGATAGAACAGAATCGAGCCGGATTCGAAGATCCGGATCGGCTCCGGGCCGGAGCGGTCCAACAGGGCCGGGATTTTCGAGTTCGGATTGATGTCGACGAAGCCGCTGCCGAACTGGTCGCCATTGCCGATCCTGATCAGCCAGGCGTCGTATTCGGCGCCCTTGTGGCCGAGCGCCAGCAGCTCCTCCAGCATCACGGTGACCTTCACCCCGTTCGGGGTCGCCAGCGAATAGAGCTGGAAGGGGTGCTTGCCGACCGGCAGCTCCTTGTCGTGGGTCGGACCGGCGATCGGCCGGTTGATATTGGCGAACTGCCCGCCATTCTCCTTGTTCCAGGTCCAGACTTTGGGCGGCACGTAGGCGGGGGCGTCGGTCATGCGGGGGCTCCGGCAAAAAGATGCGCTTGCATTAATTAGCCCGCGCGCGGCCGATGACAAGGCCTCCGAAATGCATTGCCCGGCAGGGCAACTCACCGTTTCGTCATGGCAAGCCCCTCCCCACCGTCATTCCGGGGCGCGCACAGGGCGGGCCCCGGAATGACAGCCTCTATGACGCTGCCGCCTGCGGCTGCAGCTCGGCCTCCATCACAAAACCCTCATATCCCTTCGCAGCGACCTCGTCGCAGATGCGGCGATAGACGCCGACGCCGCCGATA
This is a stretch of genomic DNA from Bradyrhizobium sp. CB2312. It encodes these proteins:
- the yghU gene encoding glutathione-dependent disulfide-bond oxidoreductase is translated as MTDAPAYVPPKVWTWNKENGGQFANINRPIAGPTHDKELPVGKHPFQLYSLATPNGVKVTVMLEELLALGHKGAEYDAWLIRIGNGDQFGSGFVDINPNSKIPALLDRSGPEPIRIFESGSILFYLAEKFGTFLPKDIKARTEAMSWLFWQMGSAPYLGGGFGHFYAYAPTKIEYAIDRFAMEVKRQLDVLDRRLADNEYLAGKDYSIADMAVWPWYGALAKGLVYGAGEFLSVQDYKNVQRWTDQIAQRPAVKRGRMVNRVSGDPASQLHERHDASDFETKTQDKIEVAKTA
- a CDS encoding acyl-CoA dehydrogenase family protein, yielding MTKHAYIPRTTNYTLNPGDELNDLRMSDQVRPLYDHVKKFIRDTVEPMSIEFAKAGEGKEDRWSFTPKQLEVLEKAKNKAKQEGLWNFFLPDDETGQGLKNLDYAYIAAELGKSPLASETMNCSAPDTGNMEVLERVGTKEQKEKWLKPLLNGEIRSAYVMTEPNVASSDAKNISTTAKLVGDEWVINGEKYYISGLGDPRCKILIVMVKTNPDAAPSKQQSQILVPRDTPGVEVLGPMYVFGQDHAPRGHMHMRFNNVRVPKENMLLGEGRGFEISQLRLGPGRIHHCMRTIGKAEKALDLMVQRGLTREAFGKKIAHLGGNMQIIAQARCEIEAMRLMVLKAAKAMDVLGNKEARVWVSMVKAMVPERACKIIDQAIQMHGATGISHWTPLAEMYQDVRHLRFADGPDEVHWMVVGRHELSMA